In the genome of Piliocolobus tephrosceles isolate RC106 chromosome 20, ASM277652v3, whole genome shotgun sequence, one region contains:
- the SLC35C2 gene encoding solute carrier family 35 member C2 isoform X4, whose translation MGRWALDVAFVWKAVLTLGLVLLYYCFSIGITFYNKWLTKSFHFPLFMTMLHLAVIFLFSALSRALVQCSSHRARVVLSWADYLRRVAPTALATALDVGLSNWSFLYVTVSLYTMTKSSAVLFILIFSLIFKLEELSTQFNVEGFALVLGASFIGGIRWTLTQMLLQKAELGLQNPIDTMFHLQPLMFLGLFPLFAVFEGLHLSTSEKIFRFQDTGLLLRVLGSLFLGGILAFGLGFSEFLLVSRTSSLTLSIAGIFKEVCTLLLAAHLLGDQISLLNWLGFVLCLSGISLHVALKALHSRGDGGPKALKGLGSSPDLELLLRSSQREEGDNEEEEYFVAQGQQ comes from the exons ATGGGGAGGTGGGCCCTCGATGTGGCCTTTGTGTGGAAGGCGGTATTGACCCTGGGGCTGGTGCTTCTCTACTACTGCTTCTCCATCGGCATCACCTTCTACAACAAATGGCTGACAAAG AGCTTCCATTTCCCCCTCTTCATGACGATGCTGCACCTGGCCGTGATCTTCCTCTTTTCCGCCCTGTCCAGGGCGCTGGTTCAGTGCTCCAGCCACAGGGCCCGTGTGGTGCTGAGCTGGGCTGACTACCTCAGAAGAGTGGCTCCCACAG CCCTGGCCACGGCGCTTGACGTGGGCTTGTCCAACTGGAGCTTCCTCTATGTCACCGTCTCTCT GTACACAATGACCAAATCCTCAGCTGTCCTCTTCATCTTGATCTTCTCTCTGATCTTCAAGCTGGAGGAGCTG TCCACACAGTTCAACGTGGAGGGCTTTGCCTTGGTGCTGGGGGCCTCATTCATCGGTGGCATTCGCTGGACCCTCACCCAGATGCTCCTGCAGAAGGCGGAACTTG GCCTCCAGAATCCCATCGACACCATGTTCCACCTGCAGCCACTCATGTTCCTGGGGCTCTTCCCTCTCTTTGCTGTATTTGAAG GTCTCCATTTGTCCACATCTGAGAAAATCTTCCGTTTCCAGGACACAGGGCTGCTCCTGCGGGTACTTGGGAGCCTCTTCCTTGGCGGGATTCTCGCCTTTGGTTTGGGCTTCTCTGAGTTCCTCCTGGTCTCCAGAACCTCCAGCCTCACTCTCTCCATTGCTGGCATTTTTAAG GAAGTCTGCACTTTGCTGTTGGCAGCTCATCTGCTGGGCGATCAGATCAGCCTCCTGAACTGGCTGGGCTTTGTCCTCTGCCTCTCGGGAATATCCCTCCATGTTGCCCTCAAAGCCTTGCATTCCAGAG GTGATGGTGGCCCCAAGGCCTTGAAGGGGCTGGGCTCCAGCCCCGACCTGGAGCTGCTGCTCCGGAGCAGCCAGCGGGAGGAAGGTGACAATGAGGAGGAGGAGTACTTTGTGGCCCAGGGGCAGCAGTGA
- the SLC35C2 gene encoding solute carrier family 35 member C2 isoform X1: MGRWALDVAFVWKAVLTLGLVLLYYCFSIGITFYNKWLTKSFHFPLFMTMLHLAVIFLFSALSRALVQCSSHRARVVLSWADYLRRVAPTALATALDVGLSNWSFLYVTVSLYTMTKSSAVLFILIFSLIFKLEELRAALVLVVLLIAGGLFMFTYKSTQFNVEGFALVLGASFIGGIRWTLTQMLLQKAELGLQNPIDTMFHLQPLMFLGLFPLFAVFEGLHLSTSEKIFRFQDTGLLLRVLGSLFLGGILAFGLGFSEFLLVSRTSSLTLSIAGIFKEVCTLLLAAHLLGDQISLLNWLGFVLCLSGISLHVALKALHSRGDGGPKALKGLGSSPDLELLLRSSQREEGDNEEEEYFVAQGQQ, from the exons ATGGGGAGGTGGGCCCTCGATGTGGCCTTTGTGTGGAAGGCGGTATTGACCCTGGGGCTGGTGCTTCTCTACTACTGCTTCTCCATCGGCATCACCTTCTACAACAAATGGCTGACAAAG AGCTTCCATTTCCCCCTCTTCATGACGATGCTGCACCTGGCCGTGATCTTCCTCTTTTCCGCCCTGTCCAGGGCGCTGGTTCAGTGCTCCAGCCACAGGGCCCGTGTGGTGCTGAGCTGGGCTGACTACCTCAGAAGAGTGGCTCCCACAG CCCTGGCCACGGCGCTTGACGTGGGCTTGTCCAACTGGAGCTTCCTCTATGTCACCGTCTCTCT GTACACAATGACCAAATCCTCAGCTGTCCTCTTCATCTTGATCTTCTCTCTGATCTTCAAGCTGGAGGAGCTG CGCGCGGCACTGGTCCTGGTGGTCCTCCTCATCGCCGGGGGTCTCTTCATGTTCACCTACAAGTCCACACAGTTCAACGTGGAGGGCTTTGCCTTGGTGCTGGGGGCCTCATTCATCGGTGGCATTCGCTGGACCCTCACCCAGATGCTCCTGCAGAAGGCGGAACTTG GCCTCCAGAATCCCATCGACACCATGTTCCACCTGCAGCCACTCATGTTCCTGGGGCTCTTCCCTCTCTTTGCTGTATTTGAAG GTCTCCATTTGTCCACATCTGAGAAAATCTTCCGTTTCCAGGACACAGGGCTGCTCCTGCGGGTACTTGGGAGCCTCTTCCTTGGCGGGATTCTCGCCTTTGGTTTGGGCTTCTCTGAGTTCCTCCTGGTCTCCAGAACCTCCAGCCTCACTCTCTCCATTGCTGGCATTTTTAAG GAAGTCTGCACTTTGCTGTTGGCAGCTCATCTGCTGGGCGATCAGATCAGCCTCCTGAACTGGCTGGGCTTTGTCCTCTGCCTCTCGGGAATATCCCTCCATGTTGCCCTCAAAGCCTTGCATTCCAGAG GTGATGGTGGCCCCAAGGCCTTGAAGGGGCTGGGCTCCAGCCCCGACCTGGAGCTGCTGCTCCGGAGCAGCCAGCGGGAGGAAGGTGACAATGAGGAGGAGGAGTACTTTGTGGCCCAGGGGCAGCAGTGA
- the SLC35C2 gene encoding solute carrier family 35 member C2 isoform X2: MGRWALDVAFVWKAVLTLGLVLLYYCFSIGITFYNKWLTKSFHFPLFMTMLHLAVIFLFSALSRALVQCSSHRARVVLSWADYLRRVAPTALATALDVGLSNWSFLYVTVSLYTMTKSSAVLFILIFSLIFKLEELTPKLAATAPHPPSARHWSWWSSSSPGVSSCSPTSPHSSTWRALPWCWGPHSSVAFAGPSPRCSCRRRNLASRIPSTPCSTCSHSCSWGSSLSLLYLKDTGLLLRVLGSLFLGGILAFGLGFSEFLLVSRTSSLTLSIAGIFKEVCTLLLAAHLLGDQISLLNWLGFVLCLSGISLHVALKALHSRGDGGPKALKGLGSSPDLELLLRSSQREEGDNEEEEYFVAQGQQ, translated from the exons ATGGGGAGGTGGGCCCTCGATGTGGCCTTTGTGTGGAAGGCGGTATTGACCCTGGGGCTGGTGCTTCTCTACTACTGCTTCTCCATCGGCATCACCTTCTACAACAAATGGCTGACAAAG AGCTTCCATTTCCCCCTCTTCATGACGATGCTGCACCTGGCCGTGATCTTCCTCTTTTCCGCCCTGTCCAGGGCGCTGGTTCAGTGCTCCAGCCACAGGGCCCGTGTGGTGCTGAGCTGGGCTGACTACCTCAGAAGAGTGGCTCCCACAG CCCTGGCCACGGCGCTTGACGTGGGCTTGTCCAACTGGAGCTTCCTCTATGTCACCGTCTCTCT GTACACAATGACCAAATCCTCAGCTGTCCTCTTCATCTTGATCTTCTCTCTGATCTTCAAGCTGGAGGAGCTG ACCCCCAAGTTAGCTGCCACTGCTCCCCATCCTCCCAGCGCGCGGCACTGGTCCTGGTGGTCCTCCTCATCGCCGGGGGTCTCTTCATGTTCACCTACAAGTCCACACAGTTCAACGTGGAGGGCTTTGCCTTGGTGCTGGGGGCCTCATTCATCGGTGGCATTCGCTGGACCCTCACCCAGATGCTCCTGCAGAAGGCGGAACTTG GCCTCCAGAATCCCATCGACACCATGTTCCACCTGCAGCCACTCATGTTCCTGGGGCTCTTCCCTCTCTTTGCTGTATTTGAAG GACACAGGGCTGCTCCTGCGGGTACTTGGGAGCCTCTTCCTTGGCGGGATTCTCGCCTTTGGTTTGGGCTTCTCTGAGTTCCTCCTGGTCTCCAGAACCTCCAGCCTCACTCTCTCCATTGCTGGCATTTTTAAG GAAGTCTGCACTTTGCTGTTGGCAGCTCATCTGCTGGGCGATCAGATCAGCCTCCTGAACTGGCTGGGCTTTGTCCTCTGCCTCTCGGGAATATCCCTCCATGTTGCCCTCAAAGCCTTGCATTCCAGAG GTGATGGTGGCCCCAAGGCCTTGAAGGGGCTGGGCTCCAGCCCCGACCTGGAGCTGCTGCTCCGGAGCAGCCAGCGGGAGGAAGGTGACAATGAGGAGGAGGAGTACTTTGTGGCCCAGGGGCAGCAGTGA
- the SLC35C2 gene encoding solute carrier family 35 member C2 isoform X7, whose product MTKSSAVLFILIFSLIFKLEELSTQFNVEGFALVLGASFIGGIRWTLTQMLLQKAELGLQNPIDTMFHLQPLMFLGLFPLFAVFEGLHLSTSEKIFRFQDTGLLLRVLGSLFLGGILAFGLGFSEFLLVSRTSSLTLSIAGIFKEVCTLLLAAHLLGDQISLLNWLGFVLCLSGISLHVALKALHSRGDGGPKALKGLGSSPDLELLLRSSQREEGDNEEEEYFVAQGQQ is encoded by the exons ATGACCAAATCCTCAGCTGTCCTCTTCATCTTGATCTTCTCTCTGATCTTCAAGCTGGAGGAGCTG TCCACACAGTTCAACGTGGAGGGCTTTGCCTTGGTGCTGGGGGCCTCATTCATCGGTGGCATTCGCTGGACCCTCACCCAGATGCTCCTGCAGAAGGCGGAACTTG GCCTCCAGAATCCCATCGACACCATGTTCCACCTGCAGCCACTCATGTTCCTGGGGCTCTTCCCTCTCTTTGCTGTATTTGAAG GTCTCCATTTGTCCACATCTGAGAAAATCTTCCGTTTCCAGGACACAGGGCTGCTCCTGCGGGTACTTGGGAGCCTCTTCCTTGGCGGGATTCTCGCCTTTGGTTTGGGCTTCTCTGAGTTCCTCCTGGTCTCCAGAACCTCCAGCCTCACTCTCTCCATTGCTGGCATTTTTAAG GAAGTCTGCACTTTGCTGTTGGCAGCTCATCTGCTGGGCGATCAGATCAGCCTCCTGAACTGGCTGGGCTTTGTCCTCTGCCTCTCGGGAATATCCCTCCATGTTGCCCTCAAAGCCTTGCATTCCAGAG GTGATGGTGGCCCCAAGGCCTTGAAGGGGCTGGGCTCCAGCCCCGACCTGGAGCTGCTGCTCCGGAGCAGCCAGCGGGAGGAAGGTGACAATGAGGAGGAGGAGTACTTTGTGGCCCAGGGGCAGCAGTGA
- the SLC35C2 gene encoding solute carrier family 35 member C2 isoform X6 encodes MTKSSAVLFILIFSLIFKLEELRAALVLVVLLIAGGLFMFTYKSTQFNVEGFALVLGASFIGGIRWTLTQMLLQKAELGLQNPIDTMFHLQPLMFLGLFPLFAVFEGLHLSTSEKIFRFQDTGLLLRVLGSLFLGGILAFGLGFSEFLLVSRTSSLTLSIAGIFKEVCTLLLAAHLLGDQISLLNWLGFVLCLSGISLHVALKALHSRGDGGPKALKGLGSSPDLELLLRSSQREEGDNEEEEYFVAQGQQ; translated from the exons ATGACCAAATCCTCAGCTGTCCTCTTCATCTTGATCTTCTCTCTGATCTTCAAGCTGGAGGAGCTG CGCGCGGCACTGGTCCTGGTGGTCCTCCTCATCGCCGGGGGTCTCTTCATGTTCACCTACAAGTCCACACAGTTCAACGTGGAGGGCTTTGCCTTGGTGCTGGGGGCCTCATTCATCGGTGGCATTCGCTGGACCCTCACCCAGATGCTCCTGCAGAAGGCGGAACTTG GCCTCCAGAATCCCATCGACACCATGTTCCACCTGCAGCCACTCATGTTCCTGGGGCTCTTCCCTCTCTTTGCTGTATTTGAAG GTCTCCATTTGTCCACATCTGAGAAAATCTTCCGTTTCCAGGACACAGGGCTGCTCCTGCGGGTACTTGGGAGCCTCTTCCTTGGCGGGATTCTCGCCTTTGGTTTGGGCTTCTCTGAGTTCCTCCTGGTCTCCAGAACCTCCAGCCTCACTCTCTCCATTGCTGGCATTTTTAAG GAAGTCTGCACTTTGCTGTTGGCAGCTCATCTGCTGGGCGATCAGATCAGCCTCCTGAACTGGCTGGGCTTTGTCCTCTGCCTCTCGGGAATATCCCTCCATGTTGCCCTCAAAGCCTTGCATTCCAGAG GTGATGGTGGCCCCAAGGCCTTGAAGGGGCTGGGCTCCAGCCCCGACCTGGAGCTGCTGCTCCGGAGCAGCCAGCGGGAGGAAGGTGACAATGAGGAGGAGGAGTACTTTGTGGCCCAGGGGCAGCAGTGA
- the SLC35C2 gene encoding solute carrier family 35 member C2 isoform X3: MNHQMNPTPAEGRRGRGSCWGTGCLNRAGVSALGSIQSFHFPLFMTMLHLAVIFLFSALSRALVQCSSHRARVVLSWADYLRRVAPTALATALDVGLSNWSFLYVTVSLYTMTKSSAVLFILIFSLIFKLEELRAALVLVVLLIAGGLFMFTYKSTQFNVEGFALVLGASFIGGIRWTLTQMLLQKAELGLQNPIDTMFHLQPLMFLGLFPLFAVFEGLHLSTSEKIFRFQDTGLLLRVLGSLFLGGILAFGLGFSEFLLVSRTSSLTLSIAGIFKEVCTLLLAAHLLGDQISLLNWLGFVLCLSGISLHVALKALHSRGDGGPKALKGLGSSPDLELLLRSSQREEGDNEEEEYFVAQGQQ, from the exons ATGAACCACCAAATGAACCCCACTCCAGCAGAGGGGCGAAGAGGAAGAGGGAGCTGTTGGGGGACAGGCTGTCTAAACCGAGCCGGGGTGTCTGCTTTGGGCTCCATACAGAGCTTCCATTTCCCCCTCTTCATGACGATGCTGCACCTGGCCGTGATCTTCCTCTTTTCCGCCCTGTCCAGGGCGCTGGTTCAGTGCTCCAGCCACAGGGCCCGTGTGGTGCTGAGCTGGGCTGACTACCTCAGAAGAGTGGCTCCCACAG CCCTGGCCACGGCGCTTGACGTGGGCTTGTCCAACTGGAGCTTCCTCTATGTCACCGTCTCTCT GTACACAATGACCAAATCCTCAGCTGTCCTCTTCATCTTGATCTTCTCTCTGATCTTCAAGCTGGAGGAGCTG CGCGCGGCACTGGTCCTGGTGGTCCTCCTCATCGCCGGGGGTCTCTTCATGTTCACCTACAAGTCCACACAGTTCAACGTGGAGGGCTTTGCCTTGGTGCTGGGGGCCTCATTCATCGGTGGCATTCGCTGGACCCTCACCCAGATGCTCCTGCAGAAGGCGGAACTTG GCCTCCAGAATCCCATCGACACCATGTTCCACCTGCAGCCACTCATGTTCCTGGGGCTCTTCCCTCTCTTTGCTGTATTTGAAG GTCTCCATTTGTCCACATCTGAGAAAATCTTCCGTTTCCAGGACACAGGGCTGCTCCTGCGGGTACTTGGGAGCCTCTTCCTTGGCGGGATTCTCGCCTTTGGTTTGGGCTTCTCTGAGTTCCTCCTGGTCTCCAGAACCTCCAGCCTCACTCTCTCCATTGCTGGCATTTTTAAG GAAGTCTGCACTTTGCTGTTGGCAGCTCATCTGCTGGGCGATCAGATCAGCCTCCTGAACTGGCTGGGCTTTGTCCTCTGCCTCTCGGGAATATCCCTCCATGTTGCCCTCAAAGCCTTGCATTCCAGAG GTGATGGTGGCCCCAAGGCCTTGAAGGGGCTGGGCTCCAGCCCCGACCTGGAGCTGCTGCTCCGGAGCAGCCAGCGGGAGGAAGGTGACAATGAGGAGGAGGAGTACTTTGTGGCCCAGGGGCAGCAGTGA
- the SLC35C2 gene encoding solute carrier family 35 member C2 isoform X5 — protein sequence MGRWALDVAFVWKAVLTLGLVLLYYCFSIGITFYNKWLTKSFHFPLFMTMLHLAVIFLFSALSRALVQCSSHRARVVLSWADYLRRVAPTALATALDVGLSNWSFLYVTVSLYTMTKSSAVLFILIFSLIFKLEELRAALVLVVLLIAGGLFMFTYKSTQFNVEGFALVLGASFIGGIRWTLTQMLLQKAELGLQNPIDTMFHLQPLMFLGLFPLFAVFEVLLSPAPNKMSYDVRLFCLRGTVTQHFFGASLQKSQNTRPTSSYHRCLLCPVLGPASLCANTPQGLSCGRDGSHSPRWTVLEGP from the exons ATGGGGAGGTGGGCCCTCGATGTGGCCTTTGTGTGGAAGGCGGTATTGACCCTGGGGCTGGTGCTTCTCTACTACTGCTTCTCCATCGGCATCACCTTCTACAACAAATGGCTGACAAAG AGCTTCCATTTCCCCCTCTTCATGACGATGCTGCACCTGGCCGTGATCTTCCTCTTTTCCGCCCTGTCCAGGGCGCTGGTTCAGTGCTCCAGCCACAGGGCCCGTGTGGTGCTGAGCTGGGCTGACTACCTCAGAAGAGTGGCTCCCACAG CCCTGGCCACGGCGCTTGACGTGGGCTTGTCCAACTGGAGCTTCCTCTATGTCACCGTCTCTCT GTACACAATGACCAAATCCTCAGCTGTCCTCTTCATCTTGATCTTCTCTCTGATCTTCAAGCTGGAGGAGCTG CGCGCGGCACTGGTCCTGGTGGTCCTCCTCATCGCCGGGGGTCTCTTCATGTTCACCTACAAGTCCACACAGTTCAACGTGGAGGGCTTTGCCTTGGTGCTGGGGGCCTCATTCATCGGTGGCATTCGCTGGACCCTCACCCAGATGCTCCTGCAGAAGGCGGAACTTG GCCTCCAGAATCCCATCGACACCATGTTCCACCTGCAGCCACTCATGTTCCTGGGGCTCTTCCCTCTCTTTGCTGTATTTGAAG TACTGCTGAGCCCAGCACCAAACAAGATGTCCTACGATGTGAGGCTGTTTTGCCTGCGGGGGACTGTCACTCAGCATTTCTTTGGTGCTTCCCTCCAAAAATCTCAAAATACTCGACCAACTTCCAGCTACCACAGGTGTCTCCTGTGCCCAGTTCTGGGCCCCGCTTCACTCTGTGCTAACACACCACAAGGACTTTCCTGTGGGAGGGACGGGAGTCATTCTCCCAGATGGACAGTGTTGGAAGGACCATGA